From the genome of Campylobacter concisus:
CCGGATTTGCGCCCACTATAAAGATAGACTTCGCGTTTTGGATATCTCCAAGATGATTGGTCATAGCTCCGTAACCCCAAGTATTCGCCACACCGGCGACTGTAGAGCTGTGTCAAAGACGTGCTTGGTGATCTAGGTTATTAGTCCCGAACATCGCTACGAATTTGCTTATATAATAGCTTTGTTCGTTGCAATCTTTTGCAGAGCCTAGAAACATTACTTGCTCTGGATTTTTTTCGCGATACGCTTTTAGTTTGGCGCCGATTTCATCAAGAGCCTCTTTGTAGCTGATGCGTTTCCATTTGCCGCCTACTTTTTTCATCGGGTATTTTACGCGGCAGTGAGAGCGCACCATATCGATGACGTCACTGCCCTTACAGCAGTGGCCGCCAGCGCTTACCGGGTGATCTTGGGCTACTTCTTGGCGTACCCAAACGCCGTTTTCTACCTCGGCGCGCACTCCGCATCCAACGGAGCAAACCGTACAAACGGTTTTTACGATTTTAGAGTTTGGAAACGGATTTGCCATTTCTTCTTTTGTGGCGCTTCTAGTTACGCT
Proteins encoded in this window:
- a CDS encoding formate dehydrogenase yields the protein MSEANLRLMPHSNAVGRRSFLKMAALAGVAGGMSGLAASSVTRSATKEEMANPFPNSKIVKTVCTVCSVGCGVRAEVENGVWVRQEVAQDHPVSAGGHCCKGSDVIDMVRSHCRVKYPMKKVGGKWKRISYKEALDEIGAKLKAYREKNPEQVMFLGSAKDCNEQSYYISKFVAMFGTNNLDHQARL